The following are from one region of the Arachis duranensis cultivar V14167 chromosome 10, aradu.V14167.gnm2.J7QH, whole genome shotgun sequence genome:
- the LOC107470922 gene encoding COBRA-like protein 4, with translation MEFDNGDKRRRSCEFRELKVVTLAAICFMILSQADAFDPLDPTGNVTIRWDIMSWTTDGYMATVTVFNFQQYRTIMNPGWTIGWTWAKKEIIWTMMGAQATEQGDCSKFKLKIPHSCKRNPQVVDLMPGAPFNMQFNNCCKGGVLTSWGQDPSGAVSAFQIGVGLSGTSNKTVKLPKNFKLLGPGPGYSCGPAKLVPATVIPTDDRRRKAQALMSWNVTCTYSQFLASKNPSCCVSLSSFYSDKVTACPTCACGCQNNDTCVTKDSKLLQEDERVKTKKSDMTPKPLLQCTHHLCHVRVHWHIKDNYQDYWRVKIAIINFDYRLNYTLWNLVIQHPNLNNVTQVYSFEYMPLLPYEAINDTGMFYGLKYYNDLLMENGPKGNVQSEILMKKDKNTFTLKHGWAFPRRVYFNGEECMLPPPDSYPFLPNSSHRLLISASSIVASTIFASFFHLVVILL, from the exons ATGGAATTTGATAATGGTGACAAGCGGCGGCGAAGCTGCGAATTCCGAGAGCTCAAGGTGGTTACCTTGGCTGCTATATGCTTTATGATACTTTCTCAAGCAG ATGCATTTGATCCATTGGATCCAACTGGGAATGTGACAATAAGATGGGATATCATGTCCTGGACAACAGATGGCTATATG GCCACTGTGACAGTGTTCAACTTTCAACAATACAGGACAATCATGAACCCTGGATGGACAATAGGGTGGACATGGGCAAAGAAAGAGATAATATGGACAATGATGGGAGCTCAAGCAACAGAACAAGGAGATTGTTCCAAGTTCAAGTTGAAGATCCCTCACAGCTGCAAGAGGAACCCTCAGGTTGTTGACTTAATGCCTGGAGCACCTTTCAACATGCAGTTCAATAACTGCTGCAAAGGTGGTGTCCTAACTTCTTGGGGTCAGGACCCTTCCGGCGCTGTCTCGGCTTTTCAGATAGGTGTAGGCCTCTCTGGCACCTCTAACAAGACAGTTAAGCTTCCCAAGAACTTCAAGCTTCTCGGTCCGGGGCCAGGCTATTCCTGTGGCCCTGCTAAGCTTGTGCCTGCCACTGTCATCCCAACCGATGATCGTAGGAGAAAAGCTCAAGCTTTGA TGTCTTGGAATGTGACATGCACTTATTCGCAGTTTCTAGCCTCCAAGAATCCAAGTTGTTGTGTTTCTTTGTCATCTTTCTATAGTGACAAAGTCACAGCTTGTCCAACCTGTGCTTGTGGTTGCCAAAATAATGATACCTGTGTCAC GAAGGACTCAAAGTTACTACAAGAAGATGAGAGAGTAAAGACTAAGAAGAGTGATATGACACCAAAACCATTGCTACAATGCACACACCACCTTTGTCATGTGAGGGTGCATTGGCACATCAAAGACAACTACCAAGATTATTGGAGGGTCAAGATTGCCATCATCAACTTCGACTATCGACTCAATTACACTCTATGGAACCTTGTTATTCAACACCCCAATCTCAACAATGTCACACAAGTCTATAGCTTTGAATACATGCCACTTCTTCCCTATGAAGCCATAA ATGACACAGGAATGTTCTATGGTTTGAAGTACTACAATGATCTATTGATGGAAAATGGGCCTAAAGGGAATGTGCAATCTGAGATTCTTATGAAGAAGGACAAGAACACATTCACACTCAAGCATGGATGGGCATTTCCAAGGAGGGTCTACTTCAATGGTGAAGAATGCATGCTGCCACCTCCTGATTCATACCCTTTCTTGCCAAACTCTTCTCATAGACTACTGATTAGTGCTTCGTCGATAGTAGCCAGCACCATTTTCGCATCGTTTTTTCATTTGGTTGTGATTCTTTTATGA
- the LOC107470910 gene encoding uncharacterized protein LOC107470910 produces the protein MGDFNEVVKVEERKGATTLTGSAADFKSWIQDMKLVDLDLSDSLFTWFRGQSCSRIDRMLVTLEWLEEFHDTRLRGGPRGLSNHCPVVMEAARVGRGPRPFRSLDSWFTHEGFLRMVKEEWRSLGEVRFLDKLKAMTIPLGRWHRENFGSMDMRIKKFEEEIKKVDDMVSNGVHDGTLEARRKALVSSCKRWRNNRIDALMIHGRVLRNQARIKVAIRDFYKDLYQQEVSPNVGFRNGLVMQIDVEEATELELMPSVEEIKEAVWDCEPTQAPGSDGYNMNFIKKC, from the exons ATGGGAGACTTTAATGAGGTCGTTAAAGTGGAAGAGCGAAAAGGGGCTACTACTTTGACGGGATCGGCAGCGGACTTTAAATCTTGGATTCAGGATATGAAACTAGTGGATTTAGACTTATCTGACAGCCTGTTTACCTGGTTTAGGGGCCAATCTTGTAGCCGCATTGATAGAATGTTGGTTACTTTGGAATGGCTAGAAGAGTTTCATGATACAAGGCTACGAGGTGGTCCAAGAGGGTTATCGAATCATTGCCCAGTGGTGATGGAAGCTGCAAGGGTCGGAAGGGGGCCGAGACCTTTTCGAAGTCTTGATTCATGGTTCACTCATGAAGGATTCTTGAGGATGGTGAAGGAGGAGTGGAGAAGCCTAGGGGAGGTGCGGTTCTTGGACAAGTTAAAGGCCATGACGATTCCTTTGGGCAGATGGCATAGAGAGAATTTTGGATCTATGGACATGAGGATTAAAAAGTTTGAGGAGGAGATCAAAAAAGTAGACGATATGGTCAGTAATGGAGTGCATGATGGAACCTtggaagcaagaaggaaggcACTGGTCAGCTCTTGTAAGAGGTG GAGGAACAACCGGATTGATGCTTTAATGATTCATGGAAGAGTATTGAGGAATCAAGCCAGGATTAAGGTGGCTATAAGAGATTTCTACAAGGACTTGTACCAACAGGAGGTGTCACCTAACGTAGGCTTTCGGAATGGGTTAGTAATGCAGATAGATGTAGAAGAGGCAACAGAACTGGAGTTGATGCCATCTGTTGAAGAGATAAAGGAGGCAGTATGGGATTGCGAGCCAACACAAGCACCAGGAAGTGACGGATATAATATGAATTTCATCAAGAAATGTTAG
- the LOC107470921 gene encoding protein COBRA has product MRAKLRFKLRTQKLWCIHHTCIYIERPIVHTIFNLVQIFEEVAQICTKKKLMESMLLSSITALLLLLLSCFTFTSTDAYDALDPTGNITIKWDVISWTPDGYVAVVSMYNFQQYRHIQAPGWSLGWSWAKKEVIWNMMGGQTTEQGDCSKFKAGQPHCCKKDPLVVDLLPGTPYNQQIANCCKGGVLSSWAQDPTNAVSSFQVSVGSAGTTNRTVKLPRNFTLKAPGPGYTCGPAKIVRPTKFVTSDKRRTTQALMTWNVTCTYSQFLAQKTPTCCVSLSSFYNDTIVNCPTCTCGCRNKTAPGSCVDPDSTHLASVVSGKPTDTPLVQCSSHMCPIRVHWHVKLNYKEYWRIKITITNFNYRMNYTQWNLVVQHPNFDNLTEYFSFNYKPLMPYEGLNDTAMLWGVKFYNDFLSSAGPLGNVQSELLFKKDKETFTFDKGWAFPRRIYFNGDNCVMPPPDAYPWLPNSSSRLVFSLLGTFIIAILASLYL; this is encoded by the exons ATGAGAGCCAAACTTCGTTTCAAATTAAGAACACAAAAACTTTGGTGTATACATcatacatgtatatatatagagaggCCTATAGTACATACCATATTTAATTTGGTGCAGATCTTTGAAGAAGTTGCGCAAATCTGCACCAAGAAAAAATTAATGGAGTCTATGTTGTTGTCGTCAATCACAGCATTACTTCTGTTACTGCTCTCTTGCTTCACATTCACTTCTACAG ATGCCTATGATGCACTTGATCCAACCGGTAACATAACGATCAAATGGGACGTCATTAGCTGGACTCCAGATGGCTATGTT GCTGTGGTATCAATGTACAATTTCCAACAGTATCGCCATATTCAGGCGCCGGGGTGGTCGTTAGGGTGGTCGTGGGCCAAGAAAGAAGTAATATGGAACATGATGGGAGGGCAGACCACAGAGCAAGGAGACTGCTCAAAGTTCAAAGCAGGCCAACCACATTGCTGTAAAAAGGATCCTCTAGTCGTTGACTTGCTCCCGGGGACTCCTTACAACCAACAGATCGCCAATTGCTGCAAAGGAGGTGTCCTGAGTTCCTGGGCTCAGGACCCCACCAATGCTGTTAGCTCATTCCAGGTCAGCGTTGGTTCGGCTGGAACAACTAACAGAACGGTCAAGTTGCCGCGAAACTTTACCCTCAAGGCACCTGGTCCTGGATACACTTGTGGCCCTGCAAAGATTGTTAGGCCAACTAAATTTGTTACTAGTGACAAAAGGAGAACCACCCAAGCCTTAA tGACTTGGAATGTTACCTGCACATACTCTCAATTCCTGGCTCAAAAGACACCAACTTGTTGTGTTTCCCTCTCATCCTTCTACAATGACACAATAGTAAACTGTCCAACTTGCACCTGCGGCTGCCGGAACAAAACAGCGCCCGGAAGCTGCGTAGA TCCAGACTCTACACATTTAGCTTCAGTTGTATCAGGGAAGCCTACGGATACGCCTCTTGTCCAGTGCTCCAGCCACATGTGTCCGATTCGAGTGCATTGGCATGTGAAGCTAAATTACAAGGAGTACTGGAGGATCAAGATCACAATCACAAATTTCAACTACAGAATGAACTACACACAATGGAACCTTGTCGTGCAGCACCCGAATTTTGATAATCTAACTGAGTACTTCAGCTTTAATTACAAGCCACTCATGCCTTATGAAGGCTTAA ATGATACTGCTATGCTATGGGGAGTGAAGTTCTACAATGATTTTCTATCTTCAGCTGGACCCCTTGGTAATGTGCAATCAGAACTCTTGTTTAAAAAGGACAAAGAAACCTTCACTTTTGATAAGGGATGGGCTTTCCCAAGAAGGATCTATTTCAATGGAGATAATTGTGTTATGCCTCCTCCTGATGCATATCCTTGGCTTCCAAATTCAAGTTCAAGACTAGTTTTCTCTTTACTAGGCACTTTCATCATAGCCATTTTAGCTTCTCTATATTTATAG
- the LOC107470923 gene encoding cleavage stimulation factor subunit 50 encodes MENNSWEQTLQDGKLYRHLNSLIVAHLRDSNLTQAASAVASATMTPLNVEAPPNKLLELVAKGLAVEKDDVFKGTLSSPFCDLGAPVLPTHPGATIIDFSAVPDIKGMSKSFPKHETRHLSEHKNIARCARFSPDGKFVATGSADTSIKLFEVSKIKQMLLPDAKDGPVRPVIRTFYDHTQPINDLDFHPQGTILVSGAKDQTMKFFDISKTNAKRAYRVIQDTHNVRSVSFHPSGDFLLAGTDHAIPHLYDINTFQCYLSANIPEVGPNGAINQVRYSCTGAMYVTASKDGVIRLWDGITANCVRSITGAHGTAEATSAIFTKDERFVLSCGKDSTIKLWEVGSGRLVKQYLGAMHTQLRCQAIFNETEEFILSIDELNNEIVIWDAMTTEKVAKWPSNHVGAPRWIDHSPTESAFISCGTDRSVRFWKETI; translated from the exons ATGGAGAACAATAGCTGGGAGCAGACTCTGCAAGATGGAAAACTCTATCGGCACCTCAATTCCCTAATCGTCGCTCATCTTCGCGACAGCAATCTTACTCAG gctGCAAGTGCTGTAGCTTCAGCAACTATGACACCACTGAATGTGGAAGCTCCACCCAACAAGCTTCTTGAGCTGGTTGCTAAg GGTCTTGCAGTGGAGAAAGATGATGTTTTCAAAGGGACTTTGTCGTCTCCTTTTTGCGACTTGGGTGCACCCGTGCTGCCGACTCATCCTGGAGCTACCATCATTGATTTCAG TGCTGTGCCAGATATAAAAGGCATGTCTAAAAGCTTTCCAAAGCACGAGACACGACACCTTTCAGAGCACAAG AATATTGCCAGATGTGCTAGATTTAGTCCTGATGGGAAGTTTGTTGCGACTGGTAGTGCAGATACATCAATAAAGCTTTTTGAG GTTTCAAAGATCAAGCAAATGTTACTTCCGGATGCAAAGGATGGCCCTGTGCGGCCTGTAATTCGAACATTTTATGACCACACACAA CCAATAAATGATCTGGATTTTCATCCACAAGGTACCATCTTggtttctggagctaaagatcAAACAATGAA GTTTTTTGATATTTCTAAGACCAATGCAAAGAGAGCATACAGGGTTATACAG GATACACACAATGTTCGATCTGTATCGTTTCATCCTTCTGGAGACTTTCTTCTCGCAG GAACTGATCATGCAATTCCACATTTGTATGATATAAATACCTTCCAGTGTTATCTATCAGCAAACATTCCCGAGGTTGGCCCAAATGGAGCCATAAACCAG GTCAGATATTCTTGTACAGGTGCCATGTATGTTACGGCATCTAAAGATGGTGTTATTCGGTTGTGGGATGGCATCACTGCTAATTGTGTGCGCTCGATAACTGGAGCACATGGAACAGCTGAGGCTACAAGTGCAATTTTTACAAAGGATGAAag GTTTGTGCTCTCCTGTGGTAAGGATTCTACCATAAAGCTTTGGGAAGTTGGTTCTGGAAGATTAGTCAAACAATATCTGGGAGCCATGCATACACAGCTAAGATGCCAG GCAATTTTCAACGAGACAGAAGAGTTTATTCTTTCCATAGATGAACTGAACAATGAG ATCGTTATCTGGGATGCAATGACAACAGAAAAAGTAGCAAAGTGGCCTTCTAATCATGTCGGCGCACCCCGCTGGATCGATCACTCGCCAACAGAGTCGGCTTTTATTTCCTGTGGAACTGATAGGTCAGTTAGGTTCTGGAAGGAAACTATATAA
- the LOC107470909 gene encoding uncharacterized protein LOC107470909, producing MRKVMPGLVGETQSAFVKGRKIHDGALITCETVQWLKARKRSVAIIKLDFQKAYDWVKWSFVDIVLQKMGFDIYGRGWIKECVCSASMSVLINGSPTKPFKMERGLRQGDPFISVSVCASC from the coding sequence ATGAGGAAGGTCATGCCAGGGTTAGTAGGAGAGACACAGAGTGCGTTTGTGAAGGGCAGAAAAATTCATGATGGGGCATTGATAACCTGTGAGACTGTGCAGTGGCTGAAGGCTAGGAAGAGGAGTGTCGCGATTATTAAACTTGATTTTCAAAAGGCATACGACTGGGTCAAATGGAGTTTTGTGGATATTGTTTTGCAGAAGATGGGCTTCGACATATATGGAAGGGGGTGGATTAAGGAGTGTGTCTGCTCTGCGTCTATGTCGGTTCTGATAAATGGGTCCCCCACTAAGCCTTTCAAGATGGAAAGGGGACTTCGACAAGGAGACCCTTTTATCTCCGTTTCTGTTTGTGCTAGTTGTTGA